A segment of the Streptomyces pactum genome:
GCCACGGAGCTGGAGATGTTGATGATCCGGCCCCCGTCGCGCAGGCGCGGCAGTCCCTGCTGCGTGACGAAGAACGGTGCACGCACGTTCACGGCGAAGACCTTGTCGAAGGCGTCCTCGGTCAACGACTCCAGGGATGCGAAATCCCCGATGCCGACGTTGTTGACGATGATGTCGAGCTTCCCGTCGGGCACGTGCTCCGTGCCCGCGGCGTCGAAGGCGGCCCAGAGGCGGGCCGCGTCGCCGCGTTCGCCCAGCCCCGCCTGGAGTGCGAAGGCCCGTCCTCCGTTCTTGCGGATGTTTTCGACGGTCTCGCTCGCCGCCGTCTCGTCGCGGGCGTAGGTGACGCCGACGGCGGCGCCGTCCTGGGCGAGCCGCTCCGCGATCGCCCGGCCGATGCCCCGGCTGCCGCCGGTGACCAGTGCGACCTTGTCCTCGAGTGCTCTTGCAGACATGGCGGAAGACCGCCTCCCGTTCATCGAATCGTCTCTTGAGTGCTATGGAGCGCAGACCAGCGGCTTGTGTTCGGGCCACCACCGCTGGACGGCTTCGACAGCCGTCGTCGGGCTGACGTTGAAGCAGAGCTTCGCGCCGGGTGCCAGCTCGTGGGTGGTGTTGACCAGCACCTCCAACAGCGGGGTCAGCTCCGGGTCCAGCCGGACGCCGGCGCCGATCAGCACGATGTCGTAGTCCTTGGCGGTCAACGCGGCGCGAAAGACCGCCTCGGCCGTGCGGCCGTAGTCGAGCAGGCAGACATCGACACTGAGGCCGAGCTCCTCGAGCCGAGCCCGGCCCGCGGCCATTCCGGCCCGGACCGCCTCGGCGTCGATTTCAGGGAACGCCGCCCGTGACGAGGGCGCGTCGTCCACCAGCGCTGGATCCAGTCCGACGTTGAGCATGGACGGGGACATGTCGGTGTACCTCCGGTGACCTGGGGTTTCTCGGACCCACGGTAGGCGCCTGGAGGTCGGGCGGCCCTCCCACATTTCTGGGATACCGTGGCAAGGGTGAGTTCCCCGATGGTCCGGCGCGAGACCGTGCGCGACATCGAGGCGATCTGCCGTCTCGACCTCGACTCCCGAATACTGCGCCGCCGGATCGCCGACCGGCTGACACGCCTCATCCCGGCCGACTCCTACTGCTTCAGCACGATCGACCCGATGACGCTGCTGACCGCCGACCAAGTCAGCGCCGGGCTCGTACCGGAGGCGGCCGCGGCCGCCGCGCACAACGAGTACCTGGTGGACGACGTCCTGAAGTTCGCGGCGCTGGCCCGCTCCGAGGTGTCCGCGGGCACGCTCGGTGCGGCCACCGGCGGTGATCCGGAATCCAGCCACCGCTACCGGACCGTGCTGCCGATGATCGACGCACGGCACGAGCTGCGGGCGGGCTTCGTGGTGGACGGCCGCTGCTGGGGCGTCGTCGCCCTCTTCCGCGGCGGCCGGCGGCCCGACTTCACCCCGGCCGACGTCGGCGTCCTGCGGCGGCTGTCCGCCCCGGTCGGTGCGGCCCTGCGCCGGGCCGCCCACCGGGCACCCGACGACACCGCTGCGGGCCCGTCCGAGGCCGGAGTGCTCCTGCTCGACCAGGACTTGCGACTGTTTTCGGAGAACCTGGCCGCGAAACTCTGGCGGGACGAGCTGGGCCCGTCGCAGGCGGAACTGCCGTCCGCGATCCTGGAGGTGGCCGCACGGGGAAGAGGCGCTGAGCTGCCGGCGTACGGACGCATCCGCGGCCGCTCGGGCCGGTGGCTCTCCGTCCAGGCCTCGCCGCTGAGTGGTGGCCCGCACCCGGCGGCCATCGCCGTGACGGTACATCCGGCGCCGGCCGCCGACGTGGCCGAGATACTGCTGCTCGCGTACGGGCTTACACCGCGCGAGCGGGACGTGCTGGCGCGAGTCGTCGCCGGTCTGCCGTCGCGGACCATCGCCGTGGAACTGCACATCACCGCGGCGACCGTGCAGGACCATCTGAAGAGTGTGTTCGCGAAGACCGGTGTCCGCAGCCGCAGCGAACTGGTGGCGACGGTCCTGGGCCTGTGACCGGACGAGTGATTACTGAGTTTTTCGTTAGGGACCGTATCCAGTTGTGATCAATCTGCGGGATTCGACCTCGCGGCACGGCGTGAGCCGGTAGACCTGGTGTCATGACGCAGGTGCAACTGAGCAACGCTGAATGGGAGTTCATCGAGTCCTATCTGCCGATCGGCCGGTTCGGTCCGTATCAATCCCGAGCGGTTGCGGCAGCAGTTCGAGGGGGTGATCTGGCGGTTCAGGACCGGTGGGCAGTGGCGGGAGATGCCGGCTGAGTTCGGTGCCTGGCCCACCGTGCACAACCGCTTTAGGCTCGCTTTAGGCAGTGGCGCGACGCGGGCGTCTTCCAGGCCCTGCTGGAGGGGCTGATCGCGGAGGCGGCCCGGCGGGACGAGGTGGACCTGTCCCTGGTCAGTATCGACTCCACCACCGTGCGCGCCCACCAGGACGCGGTCGGCACGCACCTG
Coding sequences within it:
- a CDS encoding glucose 1-dehydrogenase; the protein is MSARALEDKVALVTGGSRGIGRAIAERLAQDGAAVGVTYARDETAASETVENIRKNGGRAFALQAGLGERGDAARLWAAFDAAGTEHVPDGKLDIIVNNVGIGDFASLESLTEDAFDKVFAVNVRAPFFVTQQGLPRLRDGGRIINISSSVARLATPGMIAYGATKGALDNFSLALAKELGPRGITVNSVAPGTVLTDASAATLLGDPHAEAEAASLAALGRIGRPEDMADIVAFLASDDARWVTGQVIDATGGMAL
- a CDS encoding helix-turn-helix transcriptional regulator, whose product is MSSPMVRRETVRDIEAICRLDLDSRILRRRIADRLTRLIPADSYCFSTIDPMTLLTADQVSAGLVPEAAAAAAHNEYLVDDVLKFAALARSEVSAGTLGAATGGDPESSHRYRTVLPMIDARHELRAGFVVDGRCWGVVALFRGGRRPDFTPADVGVLRRLSAPVGAALRRAAHRAPDDTAAGPSEAGVLLLDQDLRLFSENLAAKLWRDELGPSQAELPSAILEVAARGRGAELPAYGRIRGRSGRWLSVQASPLSGGPHPAAIAVTVHPAPAADVAEILLLAYGLTPRERDVLARVVAGLPSRTIAVELHITAATVQDHLKSVFAKTGVRSRSELVATVLGL